DNA from Aliarcobacter butzleri:
GGTTTTTGATGATATTTTGCTTGTTTTTAATGGTGAGATTTATAATTATAAAGAATTGATTCACGTGGAACATTTAGAGTGTAAAACGAAAAGTGATAGTGAAGTATTAATCAGACTTTATCAAAAATATGGATTTGACTTTTTAGATAAATTAAATGGAATGTTTTCTTTTTGTATTTATGATATGAAAAAAGATTTATATTTTTGTGCACGTGATAGATATGGTAAAAAACCATTTTTCTACTATTTTAAAGATAATAAGTTTATATTTTCATCAAGTGTTAAATCAATTTTAAATCTACTTGATTATAAACCAAATCTAAATAAAGTTGCTCTTTCTAAATATATGCAATATTTTGTATCTTTTGGTGAAGATTCATTCTATCAAGATATTTTTAAACTTGAAGCATCTACATATCTTATTTATGAGCCAAATAAAAGCCGTGAGCTTCAAAAGAAGAAATATTACAAGATAAACACATATAAAGCTATAAAAGATGAAAAACAAGCTTTAAATGATATTGAGGAGCTTTTATTTAAAAGTGTTGAATATAGATTAAATAGTGATGTTGAAGTTGCTTCCCTTCTAAGTGGTGGAATTGATAGTTCTTTAATCTCTGCACTTTATACAAAAATATCAGGAAATAAAATAAATACCTTTAGTATTGGTTATGATGAATATAAAAATTATTGTGAGTTAGATTATGCACAAATTACTGCTAAACATATAAACTCAAATCACCATCCAGTTGAAATAAATCAAAAAGAGTATATAAATCATTTTGAGCAAACACTTGATATGCTTGAAGAGCCTCATGGAGATACTGCTGCAATTCCTTTAAATATCTTAACAAAACAGATACATAAAGCTGGAATAAAAACTGTATTATCTGGTGAAGGAAGTGATGAGATATTTTTAGGTTATGATAACTATGCGAAATTTTTAAAATATTATGACTTTGAAAAGAGTCTGTCAAATGAACAAAATCTTTTTTTAAATGATATTATTGGAGCTTTACAAAATAATACTAAAGAGAGTGAATATCTAAGAAGAATTGTAAAAAAACAAAATCTTTATAACTCTTTTGGAGAAATATATACCGATATTCAAAGAAAGAGATTATTCAAAAAAGTTCCAACATTTAAAAGTGAAACTGCAAAACAAGATCCAGTTGATTGGATGAGTTATATTGATTTAAAAATATGGCTTGGAGAATCTCTTTTATCAAAAGTTGATAGAATATCTATGGGAAATTCCTTAGAAGTTAGAACACCCTTTTTAGACTTTAATTTAGTAAATTATATGTTTAGTGTTGAATCACACATAAAAGTTGGTGATACAAATAAATATTTATTAAAGAAAATTGCATCTAAATATATTCCAGAAACAATAATCAATAGAACAAAAAAAGGATTTAATTCACCTTTTAATGAGTGGTTAAATAAAGAGTACAAAAATAAAATTCTTGATGTGATAGTTGAAGTAAATAATCAAACAAATCTTTTTAATCATGAGTATATTTTACATATTTACGAGCTGTCAAAATCAAATAAATTTAAACAACATCTTTATTCTCTTTTTGTTTTTTCTTTATGGTATAAGAAAGAATATTTGTAGGATTTTATCTAGTTATCTTTATTTTCTTGATGTTTCACGTGGAACATCTTTTCTTTAATGCCCTATTTTATGAAATCTCTTTAAATATATAAAGTAAATAAAGACTTTATATATTTAATATAATTAGTCTTTATCCCAGAACTCTTTTAGAGTTTCATCTTTATCTTTTTTTAGTTCACTACTATCAGTAAAGAATTCTAAATCATCAATCTTATTTAATGCAGCTTGAAAATCTTCATCTTCAATTTTAGTATTTGATGAAATTTTTTTATCTTCAATATTTTCTTTTTTAGATATATTTTTATCACTTTTTACCGTTTCCTTTTTCTCAGATTCAATAGAAGGAATTTCACCTACATCTTTGCCTTTTAATTTAAGATAGTCAGTCATAATTTTTTCATACTCTTCAAAATCTAAAAGAATAGTATTTGGTTTTCCATCTCTTAATATGATTGCTTTTTCTATCTCTTTTCTATTTAATTTATCAAAGATATTTTTACTTTTTCTTACAAGTTCAGTTGATGAAAACATCTCTTTTGATGTATATTGTAATAGCGACATTTAAATCCTTTACATATTTTAATATGTATTATAACACAATTTAAGAAAATCATATTTATCAAAATAGATAAATATTAATAAATTTTAGATTCACTTATATAGCCGATATAGAAACTTATTGAGATTTAATATGTAATAAATATTTAATATTAATTTGATAGCGATTAACAAGTTTCAAAATAGTAGTTTCAAATGATAGAGTTTTTTATAAATTTATTGATAGAGAATAAATTTGTTTTTTAGTTTGATTTTAAATAAGTTAAATAATTAACTACATGAAAAGATTC
Protein-coding regions in this window:
- the asnB gene encoding asparagine synthase (glutamine-hydrolyzing) translates to MCGILGTNFLNERFDKSLELLHHRGPDFQNSIKIGNKQFGHTRLAIIDLDEEANQPMVFDDILLVFNGEIYNYKELIHVEHLECKTKSDSEVLIRLYQKYGFDFLDKLNGMFSFCIYDMKKDLYFCARDRYGKKPFFYYFKDNKFIFSSSVKSILNLLDYKPNLNKVALSKYMQYFVSFGEDSFYQDIFKLEASTYLIYEPNKSRELQKKKYYKINTYKAIKDEKQALNDIEELLFKSVEYRLNSDVEVASLLSGGIDSSLISALYTKISGNKINTFSIGYDEYKNYCELDYAQITAKHINSNHHPVEINQKEYINHFEQTLDMLEEPHGDTAAIPLNILTKQIHKAGIKTVLSGEGSDEIFLGYDNYAKFLKYYDFEKSLSNEQNLFLNDIIGALQNNTKESEYLRRIVKKQNLYNSFGEIYTDIQRKRLFKKVPTFKSETAKQDPVDWMSYIDLKIWLGESLLSKVDRISMGNSLEVRTPFLDFNLVNYMFSVESHIKVGDTNKYLLKKIASKYIPETIINRTKKGFNSPFNEWLNKEYKNKILDVIVEVNNQTNLFNHEYILHIYELSKSNKFKQHLYSLFVFSLWYKKEYL